Proteins co-encoded in one Moritella sp. F3 genomic window:
- the bioF gene encoding 8-amino-7-oxononanoate synthase: protein MAFEFITQALRTQASSSLLRTRAISHGVINFCANDYLGLSTHPDVIEAWQRGANEYGVGSGGSALVSGYSHAHAALEEKLAEITGYESSLLFNSGYSANQALIKALLNKNDLLVQDKLNHASLIEAGMYSPATMKRFKHNDSVHLAQILEQYRAAHTNSLVVTEGVFSMDGDMADLQSVSQQCKVHDSWLLVDDAHGFGVLPQGQNSLNQHGLLARDVDLYMATFGKAVGVSGAFVSASKDVIDYLVNFSKPYIYSTAMPGAMALCIDKALTIMMTETWRVTHLNQLIGYFKQQCFLRNIALMPSDTAIQPLLIGDASKAMHISQLLAVHGLLVKAIRPPTVPVGTSRLRITLSANHSIADIDLLLTHLKDALDNNSYHYPNNYSYSNRDHNLDNSEDSRRNAAGGKHD, encoded by the coding sequence ATGGCTTTTGAATTTATTACGCAAGCATTACGTACTCAAGCCTCTAGTTCATTATTACGTACGCGCGCAATCAGTCATGGCGTGATTAATTTTTGCGCCAATGATTATCTGGGATTATCAACACACCCAGATGTTATTGAAGCTTGGCAACGTGGCGCCAATGAATATGGTGTGGGCAGCGGTGGCTCTGCTTTGGTGTCTGGTTATAGTCACGCGCACGCTGCGCTTGAAGAGAAGTTAGCTGAAATAACTGGCTATGAATCAAGTTTGTTATTTAACTCTGGCTACAGTGCTAACCAAGCTTTAATTAAAGCCCTGTTGAATAAAAATGATCTTTTGGTGCAGGATAAGCTGAATCATGCCTCACTTATTGAGGCTGGGATGTATTCCCCTGCGACGATGAAACGTTTTAAGCATAATGACAGTGTGCACCTTGCACAAATACTCGAACAATATCGCGCTGCACATACTAATTCTCTGGTTGTTACCGAAGGTGTTTTTAGCATGGATGGCGATATGGCTGACTTACAGAGTGTTAGTCAGCAGTGTAAAGTCCATGACAGTTGGCTATTAGTCGATGATGCGCATGGTTTTGGGGTATTACCGCAGGGTCAAAATAGCCTCAATCAACATGGTTTATTAGCCCGAGATGTTGATTTGTATATGGCGACATTTGGTAAGGCCGTTGGTGTGTCTGGGGCGTTTGTATCGGCATCGAAAGATGTTATCGACTACTTAGTTAACTTTTCCAAACCTTATATTTATTCAACGGCAATGCCCGGTGCGATGGCGTTATGTATAGATAAAGCGTTAACGATAATGATGACTGAGACATGGCGGGTAACACATTTAAATCAGCTTATTGGTTATTTTAAGCAGCAATGTTTTTTACGTAATATTGCTTTAATGCCATCTGATACTGCTATTCAACCTTTGCTAATTGGCGATGCCAGTAAAGCGATGCACATAAGCCAATTACTTGCGGTTCACGGGCTACTCGTTAAAGCTATTAGGCCACCGACAGTACCAGTTGGAACTTCACGATTACGTATTACATTATCAGCTAATCATAGTATTGCTGACATCGATTTGTTATTGACCCATTTAAAAGATGCGCTAGATAATAATTCATATCACTATCCAAATAACTATTCATATAGTAATCGCGATCACAATTTAGATAACAGTGAAGATAGTCGTCGTAATGCTGCTGGAGGTAAACATGATTGA
- the asnS gene encoding asparagine--tRNA ligase has protein sequence MTHSSVKDIFAGKFPVGSTVTTKGWIRTRRDSKAGISFLAIYDGSCFDPIQAVVSKDLPNYEADVLNLTASCSVEVTGVVVESPGKGQSFEIQATEVIVLGLVEDPDTYPMSAKRHSIEYLREHAHLRGRTNVMGAVMRVRNCLSQAIHRFYHENGYNWLSTPLITGSDCEGAGEMFRVSTLDMNNLPLTDKGDVDYKEDFFGKETFLTVSGQLNAETYACAIGKVYTFGPTFRAENSNTTRHLAEFWMVEPEIAFADLDDAAKLAEDMLKYCFRAVLEERMDDMQFFAQRINKEAITRLESFVDSDFAQIDYTDAIKILEECGKEFEFPVSWGIDMSSEHERYLAEEHFKAPVVVKNYPKDIKSFYMRMNEDGKTVAAMDVLAPGIGEIIGGSQREERLDMLDKRMEEMGLNKEDYWWYRDLRRFGTVPHSGFGLGFERLVSYVTGMQNIRDVIPFPRAPRTAEF, from the coding sequence ATGACGCATTCGTCAGTTAAAGATATTTTTGCCGGTAAATTCCCGGTAGGTAGCACAGTTACAACAAAAGGCTGGATCCGCACACGTCGTGATTCTAAAGCTGGTATTTCTTTCTTAGCTATTTACGATGGTTCGTGTTTCGATCCTATCCAAGCAGTTGTAAGTAAAGATTTACCGAACTACGAAGCAGATGTATTAAACCTTACTGCTAGTTGTTCAGTTGAAGTTACTGGTGTCGTTGTTGAATCACCAGGTAAAGGTCAATCATTCGAAATCCAAGCAACAGAAGTTATTGTGCTTGGTTTAGTAGAAGACCCTGATACATACCCAATGTCAGCTAAACGTCACAGCATCGAGTACCTTCGTGAACACGCTCACCTACGTGGCCGTACTAACGTTATGGGTGCGGTTATGCGTGTTCGTAACTGTTTATCACAAGCTATTCACCGTTTTTACCATGAAAATGGTTATAACTGGTTAAGCACACCACTTATTACTGGTAGTGATTGTGAAGGTGCTGGTGAAATGTTCCGTGTAAGTACACTGGATATGAATAACCTGCCTTTAACTGATAAAGGTGACGTTGATTACAAAGAAGATTTCTTTGGTAAAGAGACTTTCCTAACAGTATCTGGTCAACTTAACGCTGAAACTTATGCTTGTGCGATTGGTAAAGTTTATACTTTCGGTCCAACGTTCCGTGCTGAAAATTCAAACACAACGCGTCACCTTGCAGAATTCTGGATGGTTGAACCTGAGATTGCGTTTGCTGATTTAGATGATGCAGCAAAACTAGCTGAAGATATGCTTAAATATTGCTTTAGAGCAGTACTAGAAGAACGTATGGATGACATGCAGTTCTTTGCACAACGTATCAACAAAGAAGCGATCACGCGTTTAGAAAGCTTTGTAGATTCTGACTTTGCGCAAATTGATTACACTGATGCAATCAAGATCTTAGAAGAATGTGGTAAAGAATTCGAATTCCCAGTTTCTTGGGGTATCGATATGTCTTCTGAGCACGAACGTTACCTTGCTGAAGAACACTTCAAAGCACCTGTTGTTGTTAAAAACTACCCGAAAGATATCAAATCATTCTACATGCGTATGAATGAAGACGGTAAAACAGTTGCAGCAATGGACGTACTTGCACCAGGCATCGGCGAAATCATCGGTGGTAGCCAACGTGAAGAACGTTTAGATATGCTAGATAAGCGTATGGAAGAAATGGGCTTAAACAAAGAAGATTACTGGTGGTACCGCGACCTACGTCGTTTTGGTACAGTGCCACATTCTGGTTTCGGTCTAGGCTTCGAGCGTCTAGTGTCTTATGTAACTGGTATGCAAAATATCCGTGACGTAATTCCTTTCCCACGTGCACCACGCACAGCGGAATTCTAA
- a CDS encoding alpha/beta hydrolase — protein MISWQAKALNLFLKQTVKRSIENTKDANKLRFQMRALDKFSFGTSSKIERSQSMHNGILCDDIKLKFSSSKTKLLYLHGGAFVFKTPAMHNNFIARLVEPLDLHAIVPDYPLAPEHPFPAALDCCYIIYKSLLDSGTAPEDIILAGDSAGGNLVLALLHRAKRDGLPMPKCGVLLSPNADMTQSGLSAVENRYSDALFSLEVMLHCRNLYLESRNDDLHNEEISPLFGDFTGFPPFMLHAGSTELMRDDSTRLAEFMQAQGVEAHLQVWREMPHVFPLFEQLPESKAALKQIVSFIKQQQS, from the coding sequence TTGATTAGTTGGCAAGCCAAAGCACTAAATTTATTTTTAAAACAAACCGTAAAGCGTTCAATTGAAAATACCAAAGATGCTAATAAACTGCGCTTTCAGATGCGCGCGTTAGATAAATTTTCATTTGGCACGAGCTCAAAGATAGAGCGCTCTCAGTCTATGCACAACGGTATCTTGTGCGATGACATAAAACTGAAATTTTCAAGCAGTAAAACAAAACTACTATATTTACATGGTGGTGCATTTGTCTTTAAAACACCTGCAATGCACAATAATTTCATTGCTCGCTTAGTTGAACCGTTAGATTTACATGCCATCGTGCCAGATTATCCGCTTGCACCTGAACATCCTTTCCCTGCTGCACTTGATTGCTGTTATATCATTTATAAATCATTACTTGATTCAGGTACCGCGCCTGAAGATATTATATTGGCGGGTGATTCTGCTGGTGGTAACTTGGTGTTAGCGTTATTGCATCGAGCGAAACGTGATGGACTGCCTATGCCTAAATGTGGTGTGTTGCTATCGCCTAATGCTGATATGACTCAGAGTGGTTTATCTGCGGTAGAGAACCGTTATAGTGATGCATTGTTTAGCTTAGAGGTGATGCTACATTGTCGAAACCTTTATCTAGAATCTCGCAATGATGATTTACACAATGAAGAGATTTCCCCTTTGTTTGGTGACTTTACTGGCTTCCCCCCGTTTATGCTACACGCTGGCAGCACTGAGCTAATGCGCGATGACTCGACACGACTTGCCGAGTTTATGCAAGCGCAGGGTGTGGAAGCGCACTTGCAAGTTTGGCGTGAGATGCCTCATGTATTCCCCTTATTTGAGCAACTTCCTGAAAGCAAAGCTGCACTGAAGCAGATAGTAAGTTTTATAAAACAGCAGCAAAGCTAA
- a CDS encoding NAD(P)H nitroreductase, which yields MDAIDLLVNRHSCNQLSAPAPSGEVLDNIINAGLRVPDHGGLTPWRFIISEGEGLNTLSHYFRDAAFNLGKTEKDVLKATNAPFRAPQIITVIARIEAHAKIPESEQLMSAGCVVMAMQMAAQAQGFNGIWRTGWFAYNDHIKQKLELEEKDEIVGFLYLGTPDVSCKKIRHLDTENFVTRMDS from the coding sequence ATGGACGCAATTGATCTATTAGTAAACCGCCATTCTTGTAATCAACTATCTGCACCTGCGCCTAGTGGTGAAGTGTTAGATAATATTATTAATGCAGGATTACGTGTCCCCGATCACGGTGGACTAACTCCTTGGCGTTTTATCATCAGTGAAGGTGAAGGTTTAAATACGTTATCGCACTATTTTAGAGATGCAGCGTTTAATCTTGGAAAAACAGAAAAAGACGTATTAAAGGCGACGAATGCACCGTTTCGAGCACCGCAAATAATTACAGTTATTGCTAGAATTGAAGCGCACGCAAAGATCCCTGAATCAGAACAATTAATGTCAGCGGGTTGTGTGGTGATGGCTATGCAAATGGCGGCTCAAGCACAAGGTTTTAATGGTATTTGGCGAACGGGTTGGTTTGCTTACAATGACCATATAAAACAAAAGCTTGAACTTGAAGAAAAAGATGAAATAGTGGGCTTCCTGTACCTAGGTACACCAGACGTATCGTGTAAAAAAATACGTCATCTAGACACTGAAAATTTTGTCACTAGAATGGATAGTTAA
- a CDS encoding lecithin retinol acyltransferase family protein has protein sequence MTTEYPKGHLLSVQFPLYHHVGISDGCGHVFENSRSRSGRGLVSLSDFSDEKIIIDHGFLPGSLPADDIIANAEQLIADKKRYHLLKNNCEHFVHEVCGVKVTSPQLRRALILIATLLVNNYTRGRFRTALLWGIASQLSHLNTATLSWWRHAIFTSAGFWLVLLTNSNQDTPETTKP, from the coding sequence ATGACTACAGAATATCCAAAAGGACATTTACTTAGCGTACAATTTCCACTTTACCATCATGTTGGTATCTCGGATGGCTGTGGTCATGTTTTCGAAAATTCTCGTTCCCGTTCTGGCCGAGGCTTGGTGAGCTTGAGTGATTTTTCAGATGAGAAGATCATCATCGATCATGGATTTTTACCGGGTAGCTTACCTGCAGATGATATTATTGCCAACGCAGAACAATTGATCGCAGATAAAAAACGTTATCATTTGTTGAAAAATAACTGTGAGCATTTTGTGCATGAAGTATGTGGCGTCAAAGTAACAAGCCCACAATTACGCCGAGCATTGATTTTAATTGCAACGTTATTAGTGAATAATTACACCCGTGGCCGCTTTAGAACGGCATTGTTATGGGGTATTGCTTCACAATTATCACATTTAAATACAGCGACGCTTTCATGGTGGAGGCATGCTATTTTTACGTCAGCTGGATTTTGGCTAGTGTTATTAACTAACAGTAATCAAGATACGCCTGAAACCACAAAACCTTAA
- a CDS encoding wax ester/triacylglycerol synthase domain-containing protein: MEHLSLVETSFLLSESTASPKHFSGLQIFEPPKDYEGNFARDLFQKLIMDPAVATPFNFKLKKSLGGLYYWTHDSQFDFNYHIRMSMLPGEGSDEQLRDLVERLHSHLIDRTRPLWEVYLIEGLSEGRFAIFTKIHYAMADGKMANSWLSGYLQSDQSVNDYRPFWQIPSFRPGYKESAGVIESALSMYISGLKQLKSIPGLIRLSTRMGLKFLNLRDEGPALPFCAPRTPFSVPATRSRIVSFGRLPFEKMRSISKITGVTLNDVILCCVDIGLNRYLKEKGILLRKPLVAQVPVRIGDGRRNALTGVELGNIDADALDHLETIFKRTSSVKDDLFSLSAESVVNFSLLIQASASISEWLGVSKFLPPLGSVIVSNVRGQQDIAYLAGAKLTEVYPVSVLSAGTALNITLYSYHDEVFFGLVGCKNELPDLDILSRHVEAACGILSDEILDNAKQHSVLISSR; the protein is encoded by the coding sequence ATGGAACATCTATCACTGGTAGAAACCTCATTTTTATTGAGTGAGAGTACTGCAAGTCCGAAACATTTTTCAGGATTGCAAATTTTTGAACCGCCAAAAGATTACGAAGGCAATTTTGCCCGCGATCTTTTTCAAAAGTTAATTATGGATCCCGCTGTTGCGACCCCTTTTAACTTTAAATTAAAGAAAAGCCTAGGTGGCTTATACTACTGGACTCACGATAGCCAATTCGATTTCAACTATCACATTCGTATGTCAATGCTCCCTGGTGAGGGTAGCGATGAACAATTACGTGATTTAGTTGAACGTCTGCATTCACATTTGATTGATAGAACACGCCCATTGTGGGAAGTGTATTTGATTGAAGGCTTATCTGAAGGCCGTTTTGCTATTTTTACCAAAATTCACTACGCGATGGCTGATGGAAAAATGGCTAACAGCTGGTTGTCTGGCTATTTACAAAGTGATCAATCGGTTAATGATTACCGTCCGTTTTGGCAGATCCCATCATTTCGCCCAGGTTATAAAGAATCAGCAGGGGTGATTGAAAGTGCGTTGTCGATGTACATTAGTGGTTTAAAACAGCTTAAGTCCATACCTGGTCTTATTCGATTAAGCACGCGCATGGGATTAAAGTTCCTAAACCTCCGTGATGAAGGACCTGCATTACCATTTTGCGCACCTAGAACGCCTTTCTCGGTACCAGCAACACGCTCACGTATTGTGTCTTTTGGGCGACTACCATTTGAAAAAATGCGTTCGATCAGTAAGATAACTGGCGTGACATTAAATGATGTGATCTTATGCTGTGTTGATATTGGTCTAAATCGTTATTTGAAAGAAAAAGGTATTTTATTGCGTAAGCCGCTTGTTGCTCAGGTGCCTGTTCGCATTGGCGATGGTCGAAGAAACGCGCTAACAGGGGTTGAACTCGGTAATATAGATGCTGATGCATTAGATCATTTAGAAACCATTTTTAAACGAACAAGCAGTGTTAAAGATGATTTGTTTAGTTTATCGGCGGAGTCGGTGGTGAATTTTTCATTATTGATCCAGGCAAGTGCGTCAATTTCGGAATGGTTAGGTGTGTCTAAGTTCTTACCGCCATTGGGCTCTGTGATTGTGTCTAATGTGCGAGGGCAACAAGATATCGCTTATCTTGCTGGTGCTAAACTCACTGAGGTTTACCCTGTGTCGGTGTTGTCTGCTGGTACAGCACTAAATATTACGTTATATAGCTATCATGACGAAGTGTTTTTCGGTCTGGTTGGGTGCAAGAATGAGTTACCTGATTTAGATATCTTATCTCGTCATGTCGAAGCTGCTTGCGGTATTTTATCGGATGAGATTCTTGATAATGCGAAGCAACATTCTGTGCTGATCTCTTCACGTTAA
- the bioB gene encoding biotin synthase BioB yields MTNRVRHDWQIDEIEALFNQPFNDLMFQAQTAHRQHFDPNSVQISTLLSIKTGACPEDCKYCPQSARYTTGIEKERLMQVETVLTRAAEAKDNGASRFCMGAAWKNPHKRDMPYLIDMVKGVKAMGLETCMTLGMLAPDQAQSLSEAGLDYYNHNLDTSEEYYEQIITTRTYQDRLNTLDHVREAGMKVCSGGIVGMGEQQQDRFGLLKSLANLPHHPESVPINMLVKVAGTPLEDAPDLDAFEFVRTIAVARIIMPKSYVRLSAGREAMSEQTQALCFMAGANSIFYGCKLLTTDNPDEDSDKLLFKKLGLHPARIREASDEAQSAQLLDEIAEQASPSLFYDASVVSEKSTVL; encoded by the coding sequence ATGACTAACCGTGTTCGCCATGATTGGCAAATTGATGAGATTGAAGCACTTTTTAACCAACCGTTTAATGATTTGATGTTTCAGGCTCAAACGGCACACCGTCAACATTTTGATCCGAACAGTGTGCAGATCAGTACACTGCTATCAATTAAAACCGGCGCTTGTCCGGAAGATTGTAAGTACTGCCCGCAGAGTGCACGTTATACCACTGGGATTGAAAAAGAACGTTTGATGCAAGTTGAAACAGTACTGACACGTGCTGCTGAAGCAAAAGACAATGGGGCGAGTCGTTTCTGTATGGGCGCTGCATGGAAAAACCCACATAAACGCGATATGCCGTACTTAATTGATATGGTTAAAGGTGTTAAAGCGATGGGCCTTGAAACGTGCATGACGCTAGGGATGCTAGCCCCTGACCAAGCACAATCATTGTCTGAAGCTGGACTCGATTATTATAATCATAATTTAGATACATCGGAAGAGTATTACGAGCAAATTATTACGACACGTACTTATCAAGATCGCTTAAATACGTTAGACCACGTACGTGAAGCGGGTATGAAAGTGTGCTCTGGTGGTATCGTTGGTATGGGTGAGCAGCAACAAGACCGTTTTGGTCTGCTTAAGTCACTCGCTAACTTACCGCATCACCCTGAAAGTGTGCCGATTAATATGTTGGTTAAAGTGGCCGGTACACCACTTGAAGATGCACCTGATTTAGATGCATTTGAATTTGTTCGCACCATTGCTGTTGCACGCATCATCATGCCTAAATCGTATGTTCGCTTATCGGCAGGGCGTGAGGCAATGAGTGAACAAACGCAAGCACTGTGTTTCATGGCTGGCGCTAACTCGATTTTCTACGGTTGTAAGTTATTGACCACTGATAACCCAGATGAAGACAGTGATAAACTTTTATTTAAAAAGTTAGGCCTGCACCCTGCACGTATTCGTGAGGCGAGCGATGAAGCACAATCTGCACAACTGCTTGATGAAATTGCCGAACAAGCATCGCCATCGCTATTTTATGACGCTAGCGTTGTGAGTGAAAAGAGCACTGTACTTTAA
- the bioA gene encoding adenosylmethionine--8-amino-7-oxononanoate transaminase: MTQKTNDILMKFDQKHIWHPYTSMTKPLPCYHVDSANGVYLTLNDGTQLIDGMSSWWASIHGYNVPALNQAMQVQASKMSHVMFGGITHEPAINLCQKLVDITPAGLECVFLSDSGSVSVEVAMKMAIQYWHHQQPTKKKFVTIRNGYHGDTFGAMSVCDPDNGMHELFTGFLAPQFFINAPSVKFDEAWQDSAMQDLADTLAENHQHIAAFILEPIVQGAGGMKFYHPEFLRQAKLLCERYEVLLIADEIATGFGRTGKLFACEHAAITPDIMCLGKGITGGYMTLAATLTTRHVAETISNGPSGVLMHGPTFMGNPLACAVANASIDLLMTSDWQQQVAGIEKQMQQALLPLTEHDNVTDARVLGSIGVIETAQSIDLAKAQVVFVELGVWIRPFGKLLYIMPPYIISQAELDKLCGVIKQVLDADIWV; encoded by the coding sequence ATGACTCAAAAAACAAACGATATCTTAATGAAGTTCGACCAGAAGCACATCTGGCACCCATATACCTCAATGACAAAACCTTTACCTTGTTATCACGTCGATAGCGCCAATGGGGTTTATTTAACATTAAATGACGGTACGCAACTTATCGACGGCATGTCTTCTTGGTGGGCATCGATTCATGGCTATAACGTACCCGCGTTAAACCAAGCGATGCAGGTGCAAGCAAGTAAAATGTCCCATGTCATGTTTGGTGGTATCACTCACGAGCCCGCAATAAATCTCTGCCAGAAATTGGTTGATATCACCCCTGCAGGTTTAGAGTGTGTATTTTTATCTGATTCAGGGTCTGTAAGTGTCGAAGTAGCCATGAAAATGGCCATTCAATATTGGCACCATCAACAACCGACGAAGAAGAAGTTCGTCACCATACGTAATGGTTATCACGGTGATACTTTTGGCGCGATGTCAGTTTGCGATCCCGACAATGGCATGCACGAATTGTTTACTGGATTTCTAGCACCGCAATTCTTTATTAACGCGCCAAGTGTGAAGTTTGATGAAGCATGGCAAGACAGTGCAATGCAAGATTTAGCCGACACATTGGCTGAAAATCATCAACACATAGCCGCGTTTATCTTAGAGCCTATCGTACAAGGCGCTGGTGGTATGAAGTTCTACCACCCTGAATTTCTGCGTCAGGCAAAATTACTTTGTGAGCGTTATGAAGTACTGCTGATTGCCGACGAAATTGCGACAGGCTTTGGCCGTACCGGCAAATTATTTGCTTGTGAACACGCAGCCATCACTCCCGACATTATGTGTCTAGGCAAAGGCATTACCGGTGGTTATATGACCTTAGCGGCTACGTTAACGACTCGACACGTAGCCGAAACTATCAGTAATGGTCCAAGCGGTGTATTGATGCACGGACCCACATTTATGGGCAACCCCCTCGCCTGTGCTGTCGCCAACGCCAGTATTGATTTATTAATGACCAGCGACTGGCAACAACAAGTCGCGGGCATTGAAAAGCAAATGCAACAGGCATTATTGCCATTAACTGAACATGACAATGTTACCGATGCACGTGTACTTGGCAGCATTGGCGTGATTGAAACTGCGCAATCTATCGATCTAGCAAAAGCACAGGTCGTGTTTGTTGAATTAGGCGTGTGGATCAGACCATTTGGTAAACTCTTGTATATTATGCCTCCGTATATTATTTCACAGGCAGAACTGGATAAACTATGCGGCGTGATCAAACAAGTACTTGACGCTGACATTTGGGTTTAA
- a CDS encoding polyhydroxyalkanoic acid system family protein: protein MGSIEIIRDHSLPHHQIIRIADKVMVDIAQEYDLKLEWQGDKLHIQHAHTRGYLHADAESIRIKLKLGILLFPVSFVLKQSIEETLDELLPTAACSYR from the coding sequence ATGGGTAGTATTGAAATCATTCGTGATCATAGTTTGCCGCATCATCAAATTATTCGTATCGCAGATAAAGTAATGGTTGATATAGCACAAGAATATGACCTCAAATTAGAATGGCAAGGCGATAAACTTCATATTCAACATGCACATACTAGAGGGTATTTACATGCGGATGCTGAAAGTATCAGAATCAAATTGAAATTAGGGATCTTGCTGTTTCCAGTCAGTTTTGTGTTAAAGCAAAGCATCGAAGAAACACTGGATGAACTGTTGCCAACTGCAGCATGTTCATATAGATAA
- a CDS encoding NADPH-dependent 2,4-dienoyl-CoA reductase, with translation MSASNYPNMLAPLDLGFTTLKNRVLMGSMHTGLEEEKNGFEKLAAFYAERAKGGVGLIVTGGISPNLRGRLMPHGMQLSYKWQAKKHQVVTQAVHDNGSKIALQILHAGRYAYHPFSVSASKSKAPINPFTPRAMSKRSIRCTISDFAKTAELAKFAGYDGVEVMGSEGYLINQFICRRSNKRTDEWGGSYQNRMRFPIEIVKSIRQRVGNEFIIIFRLSMLDLVEDGSTFEEAVELAKELEKAGVTIINTGIGWHEARVPTIVTSVPRAAFSWVTEKMKEHVNVPLVTTNRINTPEVAETILSSGQADMVSMARPMLADPYFVTKATAGKADEINTCIACNQACLDHVFKAKRASCLVNPQACFETELKFEAVTKSKSIAVVGAGPAGLSFACYAAERGHKIDIFDSRSEIGGQFNYAKQVPGKEEFYETLRYYAKQIEVLGINLHLNELVTVKKLAGKGYDDVVVATGIKPRTPAIPGIKHEKVLSYIEVLRDHKPVGKRVAVIGAGGIGFDVSEYLVEEEGASPSTNTKQWLSEWGVTDDSQTVGGLTPAKNTAPAREVFLLQRKDTKVGAGLGKTSGWVHRATLQKKNVEMIKGASYDLIDDLGLHITVDGVKKVLDVDNVILCAGQEPFRELFEQLQSEKVTTHLIGGAFEAGELDAKRAIRQGAELAASI, from the coding sequence ATGTCTGCAAGCAATTATCCGAATATGTTAGCCCCGTTAGATCTAGGTTTTACAACATTGAAAAACCGCGTTTTAATGGGCTCAATGCATACAGGCTTAGAAGAAGAAAAAAATGGATTTGAAAAACTGGCCGCATTTTATGCCGAACGTGCAAAAGGCGGTGTCGGTTTAATTGTTACTGGTGGCATTTCACCAAACCTACGTGGTCGTTTGATGCCACATGGTATGCAACTGTCTTACAAATGGCAGGCAAAGAAACACCAAGTTGTTACCCAAGCTGTACATGACAATGGCAGTAAAATCGCCCTACAAATTTTGCATGCTGGTCGTTACGCTTATCACCCGTTTAGTGTAAGTGCGAGTAAGAGCAAAGCGCCGATTAACCCGTTTACGCCAAGAGCGATGTCAAAACGCTCTATTCGCTGCACTATTTCAGATTTTGCTAAAACGGCAGAGCTGGCAAAATTTGCTGGTTATGATGGTGTGGAGGTGATGGGGTCTGAAGGTTATCTTATTAACCAGTTCATTTGTCGTCGCAGTAATAAGCGTACCGATGAATGGGGTGGTAGTTATCAAAATCGCATGCGCTTTCCTATTGAGATTGTAAAATCAATTCGTCAGCGTGTTGGTAACGAATTTATTATTATTTTCCGTCTATCAATGTTAGATCTTGTTGAAGACGGTAGTACGTTTGAAGAAGCTGTTGAATTAGCTAAAGAGCTTGAGAAAGCGGGCGTGACTATCATTAATACCGGTATCGGCTGGCATGAAGCGCGTGTACCTACGATTGTAACCAGCGTACCACGAGCCGCGTTTAGCTGGGTCACAGAGAAAATGAAGGAACATGTTAACGTGCCTTTAGTGACTACCAACCGTATTAACACCCCTGAAGTGGCTGAAACTATTTTATCGTCAGGTCAAGCTGATATGGTCTCTATGGCACGTCCAATGCTGGCGGATCCTTACTTTGTTACGAAAGCGACAGCAGGTAAAGCAGACGAAATTAATACGTGTATTGCTTGTAACCAAGCCTGTTTAGACCACGTATTTAAAGCGAAACGCGCTTCTTGTTTAGTTAATCCACAGGCATGTTTTGAAACTGAATTGAAATTCGAAGCGGTGACAAAATCAAAAAGTATTGCAGTTGTCGGCGCGGGACCTGCTGGCCTGTCATTTGCTTGTTATGCCGCAGAGCGTGGTCACAAAATAGATATCTTTGATAGTCGTTCAGAAATTGGCGGTCAATTTAACTATGCTAAGCAAGTACCAGGCAAAGAAGAATTTTACGAAACACTGCGTTATTATGCGAAACAAATCGAAGTACTTGGCATTAACTTACACTTAAATGAGTTAGTGACAGTTAAAAAACTAGCAGGCAAAGGCTACGATGATGTTGTTGTCGCAACGGGTATTAAACCGAGAACACCAGCAATTCCAGGCATTAAACATGAGAAAGTGCTCAGTTATATTGAAGTATTGCGTGACCACAAACCAGTAGGTAAACGTGTTGCTGTTATTGGTGCTGGTGGCATTGGTTTCGATGTTTCAGAGTATTTGGTTGAAGAAGAAGGTGCGTCACCATCAACTAATACTAAGCAGTGGTTAAGTGAGTGGGGTGTAACAGATGACAGCCAAACTGTTGGTGGTCTAACGCCTGCTAAAAATACAGCGCCAGCGCGCGAAGTATTCTTATTGCAGCGTAAAGATACTAAAGTCGGTGCAGGCCTAGGTAAAACAAGTGGTTGGGTACACAGAGCTACATTGCAGAAGAAGAATGTAGAAATGATCAAAGGTGCTTCTTATGACCTTATTGATGATCTAGGCTTACATATTACCGTTGATGGCGTTAAAAAAGTGTTAGACGTTGATAATGTGATCTTATGTGCAGGGCAAGAACCATTTAGAGAGCTGTTCGAGCAGTTACAATCTGAGAAAGTGACAACGCACTTGATTGGTGGTGCATTTGAAGCGGGAGAGCTGGATGCAAAACGTGCTATCCGTCAAGGTGCTGAGCTAGCAGCTTCGATTTAA